A stretch of DNA from Mycolicibacterium celeriflavum:
CGCAGCAGCGGCCGCGACGTCGAGCTTGCTCAACGGCTCGTCGAGGAGCAGCACGTCGGGTTCGGCGGCCAGCGCACGGGCCAGTGCCACCCGTTGCGCCTGGCCACCGGACAGGTGGCGGGGCCTGCGGTCGGCCAGATCGGTCGCGTCGACCTCCGCAAGCCAATGCTCGGGGCGCCTGCTGCCGGGCGGAAAGGCGACGTTGGCAGCGGCATCGAGATGCGGAAACAACAGCGGATCCTGCAGCAGCATTCCGACGCGGCGGTCATGGGTCGGCACGTCGATCCGCGATGCGGTGTCGGTGAGCACTCGGTCCCCCACGCGCACGACACCGTCGTCGGGCCGGACTAGGCCCGCGATGACGTGCAGCACCGTCGACTTGCCCGCCCCGTTGGGGCCCAGCACAGCCAGCACCTCACCTGCGGCGACGTCGAATTCGACGTCCACGCCCCGATGCTCGACAACGGCCCGCAGGCTGATCCCCGTCACGCCGCGCTACCAGGCACTGTCGCCCCGCAACCGCCGACTGCCCAGGCCCAGTACCACGACTGCGGCCACCACCACGAGCAACAACGACAACGCCACCGCGGCGTCGGCGTCGCTCTCCCGCTGCAGATAGATCTCCAACGGCAGTGTTCGGGTGACGCCCTGACGGGAGCCCGCGAACGTGAGCGTGGCGCCGAACTCGCCTAGCGAGCGCGCGAATGCGAGCACGGCACCGGACACCAGGCCCGGAGTCAGCAGCGGCAACGTCACGCGCCACCACACCCGGGATGGCCGGGCGCCCAGCGTGGCCGCCACCATCTCGTAATCGGCACCCGCCGTCCGCGCGGCCCCTTCCAGCGCGATGACGAGGAAGGGCAGCGACACGAATGTCTGGGCGAGCACGACCGCCGTGGTCGTGAATGCGATCTGGACACCCGCTGCCTCCAGGTACTGCCCGATCAGGCCAAGTCGGCCGAACGCGTAGAGCAGCGCGATACCGCCGACCACCGGAGGCAGCACCAGCGGCAGCAGGATCAGCGGCCGCGCCGCCCGGATCAGCCGGCTGTCGCTGCGGGCCAGCACCAGGGCCATCGGCACGCCGAAAACCAGGCACATCACGGTGCTCGCGGTCGCCGTTCGCAGGCTCAGCAGCAGCGCGCTGATTGAGGACTCACTGCTGATCAGGTGCACGAAATTCGGCCAGTCCACCCTCGCGGCCACTGCAACAAGAGGCACCGCCACGAACAGCGCACCAACCGCGGCGGGCAGGTACAGCCAGCGCGGCAGCCCAGCCGAGATACTCAACCGGCCGTCGCCCTCCACGTCACGGGAAAACCCTATGGCACATGCGCCCGCGCGCCGGTTTCGCGCCCTAGCTACTGTCCAGTAACATTGCCCGGGATCGCTGGGTTCAGCGTTGGCACGACAAGGAGGTCCGCGATGGAGGTGCTCGTCACCGCAGGTGACACCGATCTGGGTCGCACGATCGCCGGAGGCTTCCGCGACGCCGGTCACCGGGTCGTGATCGCAGGCGCCAACCGGGAGGACCTCGAAGTCGCCGCCAAGGAACTCGACGTCGACGCGATCGTGTTCGACAACACAGATGCCACGAGCCTGGAAGCGGCGCGACCGCAGTTCCCGCATCACCTCGACACCATCGTCAACGTGCCCGCGCCTCGCTGGGACGGCGGCGACCCGCGCACCTATTCCCTGTCGGAGCTGGCCAAAGCGTGGCGCGAGGCCCTCGACTCGACTGTGGTCTCAGCGGTGCTGACCGTGCAGATCCTGGGCGATCACCTGCGCTCGGGCGGTTCGATCGTCACCGTGGTGCCCGAACACCCGGTAGAAGGCAGCGCTGAGGCGGCCATCAAGGCCGCCATCTCCAACTGGACCGCGGGCCAGGCCGCGCAGTTCGGCACCCGCGGCATCACGGTCAACGCGGTGGCGTCGGGACGCAGCACCGAACCGGGCTACGAAGGCCTGTCGCGTACCCCGCCATCGGTGGCTGACGAGATCGCCCGGCTCGCGCTTTTCCTCTCCACCCCTGCGGCGCGCCACATCACCGGCCAGACGTTGCACGTCAGCAAGGGTGCGCTGACGGACTTCGGCTGAATTATTCCGCCGTTCGCCCGGAGCTGACGCGGGCTGACCCCCGCGGTGAGTTGTGGTTACGTAGCCCCCGTGACCATCAAACTCGGACTCCAGATCCCCAACTTCTCGTACGGCACCGGCGTCGCGCAGATCTTCCCCACCGTCGTCGCGCAGGCCCAAGAAGCCGAGGCCGCCGGCTTCGACTCGGTGTTCGTGATGGACCACTTCTACCAACTGCCCGGCCTCGGTACGCCTGATGCGCCGATGCTCGAGGCGTACACCGCGTTGGGTGGACTGGCCGCCGCCACCGAGCGCGTCCAACTCGGCACGCTGGTCACCGGCAACACCTACCGCAATCCCACGCTGCTGGCCAAGGCGATCACCACGCTGGACGTGATGAGCCAGGGCCGCGCGATCCTGGGCATTGGCACGGGCTGGTACGAACTGGAGCACGACTCTCTGGGGTTTGAGTTCGGGACCTTCACCGACCGGTTCAACAGGCTCAACGAGGCGCTGGAGATCATTCTCCCGATGCTCAAAGGCGAGCATCCGACCGTCGATGGCAAGTACTACCGCACCAAAGAGGCCATGGCCGAGCCCCGCTTCCGCGGCCACATTCCGCTGATGATCGGTGGTAGCGGTGAGAAGAAGACAATTCCGCTGGCCGCGCGGCACTTCGACCACCTCAACCTCATCGCGGGCTTCGACGAGCTGCCTCGCAAAGTGCAGGTCGTGAAGGAGCGCTGCGAGGAGATCGGCCGCGACCCCGCCACGCTCGAGACGAGCATGCTGGTCGTCGCGATCATCGACGAGAACGTCACGGGCGACGTGATTCCCGACGACTTCAAGCAGCAGGCGGTCTACGGCAGCGCCGAGCAGGTCGTCGAGCAGGTGAAGTCCAAGGTTCTCGACGCCGGCGTCGACGGCGTGATCCTCAGCCCGGTGACGAGTCTGAACGGGTATCAGCCGGGCGGGATCACCGCGGTCGGTGAGCATCTCAAGCCACTTCTCGGCGGCTGATCGCGCCGCCGGCGTGGGAAATGCCACAGCAACCGGAATCGTCGATCGCAGGTTCGGGCGACTACCGTTACGGGTAGAACTCTGCACGTGACACCGTCGAGGAGCCCAATATGAGCCATCCCGGAGCCACTGCATCTGATCGGCACAAAGTCGTCATCATCGGATCAGGCTTCGGCGGGCTGACCGCTGCCAAGAAGCTGAAACGGGCCGACGTCGACGTCAAGATGATCGCCAAGACGACCCACCACCTGTTCCAGCCGCTGCTGTACCAGGTGGCGACGGGCATCATCCCGTCCGGCGAGATCGCGCCGCCGACGCGGATGATCCTGCGCAAGCAGAAGAATTGCCAGGTGCTGCTCGGCGACGTCACTCACATCAACCTCGCCGACCGGACGGTCAAGTCGGAGCTTCTGGGTCATACCTACGTCACTCCGTACGACACGCTGATCGTCGCCGCCGGCGCCGGCCAATCCTATTTCGGCAACGATCATTTCGCCGAGTGGGCTCCCGGCATGAAGTCCATCGACGACGCGCTGGAGTTACGCGCGCGCATCCTCAGCGCGTTCGAGCAGGCCGAACGCTCGAGTGACCCGGCCCGGCGCGAGAAACTGCTCACGTTCACGGTGGTCGGCGCGGGCCCGACCGGCGTCGAAATGGCCGGGCAGATCGCCGAATTGGCCGACCACACGCTCAAAGGCGCGTTCCGCCATATCGATTCGACCACGGCGCGGGTGATTTTGCTCGACGCGGCGCCCGCGGTGCTGCCTCCGATGGGTGAGAAGCTAGGCAAGAAGGCCCAGGCGCGACTGGAGAAGATGGGCGTCGACATCCAACTCGGCGCCATGGTCACGGACGTGGACCGCAACGGCATCACGGTCAAGGACTCCGACGGGACGATCCGGCGCATCGAATCGGCGACGAAGGTGTGGTCGGCCGGTGTGCAGGCCAGCCCGCTGGGCCGCGATCTCGCCGAGCAGTCCGACGTCGAGGTCGACCGGGCCGGTCGCGTCCTGGTGGGGCCCGACCTGACGATCCCCGGCCACCCCAACGTGTTCGTGGTCGGCGACCTGGCCCACGTCGAGGGCGTGCCCGGGCAGGCGCAAGGCGCGATCCAGGGCGGCAGGTACGCCGCCAACGCGATCAGGGCCGAGTTGAAGGGCGCCGACCCCACTGCCCGCGAACCGTTCCAGTACTTCGACAAGGGCTCGATGGCCACGGTGTCGCGATTCTCCGCGGTCGCCAAGATCGGTCCGCTCGAGTTCGGCGGCTTCATCGCGTGGTTGGCCTGGCTGGTGCTGCACCTCGTGTACCTGGTCGGGTTCCGCCGCAAGATCACCACGCTGCTGTCGTGGACGGTGACGTTCCTGTCGACGCAGCGCGGCAACCTCACGATCACCGAACAGCAGGCCTACGCCCGCACCCGGATCGAAGAGCTCGAGGAGATCGCGGCGGGGGTACGCGACACCGAGAGGGTCGCCGGCTAAAGCGTGTCGGACAACTCGGTTGAGTGTTCGGCACCACCCTTCTCGGGCGTTCGTTGGTTCAGGCCGCTGGTGCGGTGTGAACGTCGGTTCCCGCGTCATCCGAGCTGGTTTCACCAACACGGGGGTGTTGGCCAGTGCCGTCTCGTCGGCGGGCATTGGTGGCCCGGCCTCCTGCTTGGGGGTCCGGGGATCGATGAAGGTCATCGTGGTGGGCCTGGCCCCAGTGGGCCAGATTCACCGCGGCGTTGGTATCCCTGTCGGCGGTATGCCCGCACGTGCAGGTGAATACCCGATCGGCCAGCGTCATCGCAGTGTTGACTGACCCGCATTGGGGGCAGCGGCGAGTCGATGGGTACCAGCGGTCGGCTTCGAGGAGCTGGCCGCCGCGCCAGGCCTGCTTGTATTTGAGTAGGCGGGCGAACTCGGCCCAGCCGGCATCGGAGATGGCCCTGGCGAGGCGGTGGTTGGCCAGCATGCCTGCCACGTTGAGGTTTTCGATGACGAGCCGGTCGTGGGTCTTGACCAGCTCGCCTGATACCTGGTGCAGGAAATGGCGTCGAATATTGGCGACACGGTGATGATGGCGGCCCAGCCGGGCGGCGGCATGCTTGCGGTTGTGTGATCCTTTCTGCTTGCGGGACAACGACTTGGCTAGCCGTCGCTGCTGTTTGAGCCCGACAGCCAGCGCTTTGGGTGCATCGCTGATGCGGGCGACTTCGGTGCCGTCGATGGTGGCGCCGACCAGAAACGCCGATAGGCCACGGTCCACCCCCACCCAACCGCCGGTGTCGTCGGTGCGCGCCGGGTGCTGCTGGCGTGGGTGCAAGTCGGCGGCTTCGACGTTCAACGCACACCACCACCGGCCGCCGTGGTAGCTGATCGTGGCGAACAAGATTTTCGCTCGGTGTTTGGCGATCATCCGCCGTAGCCGGCGGGTGTCGTCATGGACCGAGATCAGACCGATGCCGGGCAGCGTCACCGAGCGGGCCCGGTTGTTATCGCCGACACGGATCGCCGGCGGTTTGCCCTTGGCGTGTTTGTTGCGCAGCCGAAACGAGGCGATAGTGCCGATCTTCTTCTTGAAGTGCGGGAAGCCGACACGGCGGCCCGCTCGCTTGCCCGAGCGTGAATCCGACCACGCTGTCAGGCCCCTGCCCAGATCGACAGCGGCTTCCTCGAACACCTGCTGACACACCTCACCCCGCCACGACAAGCCTGTCACCGCCACTTCGGCGACGCCCTGGGAGTCGACGGTGAAGACCCGGCCGGCGTCCTCGGATTTCTTCCATGCGTTGAACGCGTTGATCAGATCGAACCCCGTCCACGGCACCTGCACGCCGGCATCGGTGCGACGTTGGGTGAGCGCGGTTTTCACGATCCGCAGACACTGATTGAACGCGAACCGCGACGCCCCGCCATGACGAGCCAGCACCTCACACTGCTCGACCGTCGGATCGAGACAGAACCGGAATGTGGTGTGCCGCGCCATCACCGATCAACGTCTCACAAGATACTGACAAGCGCCCCAGCCAGCGCGGACATGTCGGTATCGGTGATCACTACCGGTAATCAGGTGACCCCAAACCCGGTCAGCTCCGCCGACGCTACCGCGCCGATCTGTCCAACACCGCGTGAGCGCGCACCGCCCGCTACCTGGTGCCCAACCATCCAAAGGGAGCGCGGCCCTGCCCACCGCACCGCTGCCGCGAGTACCTCCCAACATTTCCAGCCATGCTCTACGTGCTGCACACCGGCTGCGCGTGGCCGCACCTGCGCACGACTTCACCGTGTCATGATCGGCCGCCCACAAGCATTTCCTGCGCTGGCGCCACAACAGCACCCGGGCGCCAATCCTCTACCGCGGTCCGCCGGCGAAGCCCGCACCCGATCCCGGCGGCGCCGACGGCCCACCGCAGCCGTCGTCGATACCTCGTCGGTCACAGCATCGCCGGTAGCCGGGCAGCGTGGCTTCGACGGCGCACACAACATCGACGGCGCCAAACGCCAACGTGCTCATCGACTCCGCCGGTGTGCTGGTCGCCGCTGTCGTCACACCAACTGACCTGCAGCACCGGGGCTGCATATCCCACACTGCTGCCCAAGGCCAAGCCGATCGCGCCGACCATCAGCCACGCGTGGGGGGACAAGGGCTACACCGGGCAGGCTCTCACCACCGCAGCGGCCAAGGCGGGCGTCACCGTCGACGTGATCTCCAGGCCCAAACCCGGCCACGGCTTCATCGTCGCACCGCGACGTTGGGTGGTCGAACGCACCAACGAATGGAACAACCACAGCCGCCGCATCGACCACCACTACGAAACGACCCTGATTGCGCAGGAAGGCTTCATCTACCTCAGCCAAACCGCCCTACCCCTCCGGCGACTCGACCGCAGCGTTCCACACGCTTTAGCGCCATTGGCGTACTCGGGCGCATCGTGAACGGCGGTGCGACATAGCCGAACCCACGTGTTCGTGGAGAACAGCGCCGAGGCCCGGCGAGCGTCGCACCCGGCAAACGGCCGATCAACGCCTGGCAAGCCACAGGTTAATTTGTTCGTCACATACAGACATTTCGTAGAAACACAGCCGATCTAACGTCCCAGTTCGACACCGCGTGGTGTCTCACGTGCCGCTTGACTATCAACGCTCGTCGGCGATGAGCGTTGCTGTTCTCGGGAAAGGCTGTCCATGCGACTTGTCCGACGCTCCTCGTTGAAACGTTCGGCCTTCAGGGCCGGAGGCGTCGTCGCCGCGATCGCGTTACTGCTGTCCGGCTGCGGAAGCAAGGCCACCGAATCGGATTCGGCAAGCGCCGCGTCATGCGTGGACACTTCCGGTCCCACCGTCAAGATAGGTGCACTGAACTCGCTGTCGGGCACCATGGCTATCTCCGAGGTGACGGTGCGCCACGCGATCGACCTGGCTGTCGAGCAGATCAACGCCGCAGGCGGCGTGATGGGTAAGCAACTCCAGCTCGTCGGTGAGGATGGGGCGTCCGAGCCGACCATTTTCGCCGAGAAGGCCGAGAAGCTGATCAGCAGCGACTGTGTCGCCGCCGTGTTCGGCGGTTGGACCTCCTCGTCGCGCAAGGCCATGCTGCCCGTTTTCGAAAGCGCCAACTCGCTGCTGTACTACCCGGTGCAGTACGAGGGCCTGGAGTCGTCGAAGAACATCTTCTACACCGGCGCCACCACCAATCAGCAGATCGTCCCTGCGCTGGACTACCTCAAGGAAAAGGGCGTCAAGTCGCTTTACCTCGTGGGCAGCGACTATGTGTTTCCCCAGACCGCCAACCGGATCATCAAGGCGTATGCGGACGCCAACGGCATCGAGATCAAGGGCGAGGACTACACCCCGCTGGGTTCGACGGCCTTCTCGACGATAGTCAACAAGGTCCGCACCGCCGACGCCGACGCGGTGTTCAACACCCTCAACGGCGACTCCAACGTCGCGTTCTTCCGGGAGTACCGCAACGTCGGCCTGACGCCGCAGGCCATGCCGGTGGTGTCGGTGTCGATCGCCGAGGAAGAGGTCGGCGGCATCGGCGTGCAGAACATCACCGGTCAGCTGACCGCGTGGGATTACTACGAAACCGTCGACAATCCGGTCAACAAGGCGTTCGTCAAGGCCTACCAGGACAAGTTCGGCGCCGACAAGCCGACATCGGATCCGATGGAAGCCGCTTACGTCTCGGTGTACCTGTGGAAGAACACCGTCGAGAAGGCGAAGTCGTTCGATGTCAAAGCAATTCAGGACAACGCGGGCGGGGTCACCTTCGACGCTCCCGAAGGCCTGGTCACCATCGACGGCGAGAACCATCACATCACCAAGACGGCCCGCATCGGCGAGATCCGTCCCGACGGGCTCATCTACACGGTCTGGGAGTCGCCTGGCCCGATCGAGCCGGACCCGTACCTGAAGTCCTATCCGTGGGCAGCGGGGCTCTCCAGCTGAGATGGATGTCCTGATCGGACAGCTGGCAACGGGGTTGAGCCTCGGCTCGATCCTGTTGCTGGCGGCGCTGGGGTTGTCCCTGACGTTCGGCCAGATGGGCGTCATCAACATGGCGCACGGCGAGTTCATCATGGTGGGTTGCTACACCGCCTATGTGGTGCAGCAGATGGTGACGAGTGCCGGTGCGTCGCTCTTGATTTCGCTCGTGGTCGGTTTCGTCATCGGCGGTGCGATGGGCGCGCTGCTGGAAGTGACGCTCATTCAACGGATGTATCACCGCCCGCTCGACACGCTGTTGGTGACGTTCGGCGTCGGGCTGATCCTGCAGCAGGTGGCCCGCGACATCTTCGGCGCGCCGGCGGTGAACGTTGTCGCGCCGCCGTGGCTGTCCGGCGGTATGGAGATATTCGGGGCGGTGGTGCCCAGGACGCGCATCTTCATCCTGGTGTTGGCGATCGCGTGCGTGGCGGCGCTGGCCACCGCGCTCAAGGTCAGCCCCATGGGACGTCGCATCCGCGCGGTCGTGCAGAACCGTGACCTGGCCGAAACCAGTGGCATCTCGTCGCGCAAGACCGACATCACAACGTTTTTCATCGGGTCGGGACTGGCGGCGGTGGCCGGTGTGGCGCTGACGCTGATCGGTTCGACGAGCCCGACCATCGGGCAGAGCTACCTGATCGACGCGTTCCTGGTTGTCGTCGTCGGTGGGCTCGGCCAGATCAAGGGCACCGTGATCGCGGCGTTCGCCCTGGGCTTCTTGAATTCGTTCATCGAGTACAACACCACAGCATCACTGGCCAAGGTGGTTGTCTTCGTGATCATCGTGGTCTTCCTGCAGGTGCGTCCACAGGGCTTGTTCACCGTTCGGACAAGGAGTCTCGCATGAGGGTCCTATTGGGCCGCTGGCAGACGTGGGTTGGCTTCGGCGTCGCAGCGGTCCTGCTGTTCGGGGTGGCGCCCGTCGTCCTGTCCGACTTCCGCCTGTCCCTGCTCGGCAAGTTCCTGTGTTTCGCCATCGTCGCCGTCGGTATCGGTTTGGCCTGGGGCCGCGGCGGCATGCTGGTGCTCGGCCAGGGCGTGTTCTTCGGCCTGGGCGGCTACATGATGGGCATGCATTTGAAGATCGCCGACGCGCAGATCCGCGGCGACGACGTTCCCGATTTCATGCAGATCGCCGGGGTGCGCGAATTGCCGTCCTACTGGCAGCCGTTCGCCTCCCCCGCCTTCACGTTGCTGGCGATCGTGGTGTTGCCGACGGTCATCGCCGCGGCGCTGGGCTTGGGCGTCTTCAAGCGCCGCGTCAAAGGCGCGTATTTCGCGATCCTGTCGCAGGCGCTGGCCGCGGCACTGGCGATCCTGTTGGTCGGGCAAACCAGTCTCGGGGGAAGCAACGGGCTCAACAGGTTTCGTACGTTCTTCGGGTTCACCTTGAACGATCCCGTGAACCGGCGGATGCTCTACTTCATCGCCGCCGGCGTGCTGCTCCTCGTCGTCGCCGTGGTCCGGCAGCTCATGCAGAGCCGTTACGGCGAGCTGCTGGTGGCCGTACGCGACGGCGAAGAGCGGGTGCGTTTTTTGGGCTACGACCCGGCGAACATCAAGGTGGTCGCCTACACCGTCGCCGCGCTCTTCGCCAGCATCGCCGGCGCGCTGTTCGCACCGATTGTCGGGTTCATCGCGCCATCGCAGGTCGGCATCCTTCCGTCGATCGCGTTTTTGATCGGTGTGGCGATCGGCGGACGTACGACGCTGCTGGGACCGGTGCTGGGCGCGATCGGTGTCGCGTGGGCGCAAACCCTGTTCTCCGAACGCTTTCCATCAGAATGGACATACGCTCAGGGGCTGCTGTTCATCGTCGTCGTCGGCTTCTTTCCCGCCGGTTTCGCCGGGTTCGGTGCGTTGTACGGGCGGTGGCACAAGCGCAGACCCAGACCGCTGCCCGAGGCGGAGCGGCCCGCCGCGGCCGACACCGATCCGGATGCGGAGAAGGTTGGGGCATCGACATGACAGGTGCGAAAGTGCGACCGGTGGCCGGTGGCAACGTCGGCATGGGCACCGAGTACCTCGAAGTCCGCGGTCTGACGGTAGATTTCGACGGTTTCAAGGCGGTCAGCGACGTCGACCTGACACTGTTTCAAGGCGACCTGCGGTTCCTGATCGGCCCGAACGGCGCGGGCAAGACCACTGTCATCGACGCGATCACCGGGCTCGTGACCGCCACCGGCTCGGTCAACAAGTCGGGCTTGGAGCTACTCGGCAAGAAGGTGCACCAGATCGCGCGGCTGGGGGTGGGCCGGACTTTCCAGACGGCCAGTGTCTTCGAACAGCTGACCGTGCTGCAGAACCTGGATATTGCTGCGGGCGCGGGACGCTCGCCGTGGACGTTGTTGCGCCGACGCCGCGGGATTCTGCCGTCCGTCGAGGTGGCCCTGGACACGATCGGCCTGACCGAGCTGGCCGAAGAACCCGCCGGTGTGCTCGCCCACGGCCAGAAGCAGTGGCTCGAGATCGGCATGCTCCTGGTACAGAACGCAGACGTCCTGCTGCTCGACGAGCCGGTCGCGGGGATGAGCCACGAGGAGCGCGAGGAGACCGGAAACCTGCTGCGCCGCATCGGCGCGGAGCGCACCGTCGTCGTCGTCGAACACGATATGGATTTCATGCGCGCGTTCGCCACTTCGGTGACCGTGCTGGCCCGCGGGCAGGTCGTCGCCGAGGGATCGGTGGCCGAGGTGCAGGCCAATCCGAAAGTGCAGGAGGTCTACCTCGGTACGGCGGCCGCCGGCGCTTCAACCTTGCCCACGGGCGGGCCCTCCGACCTCATCGAGGAGAACTCCTGATGCTCCGGCTTGTCGACGTACACGCTGGCCATGGCCGCTCCGAGGTCCTGCACGGGGTCAGCGTCGAGGTGCCCTCGCACGGGGTGGCGGCTGTGATGGGCCACAACGGGGCAGGTAAGACCACACTCCTGCGCGCAGCCGTGGGCCTGTTGAAATGCAGTGCCGGAAGAGTGCTTTTCGACGGTGACGACATCACCAATCTGCGGCCGAGCGCGCGGGTGGCGCGTGGTCTGGGGTATGTGCCGCAGGGTCAGCAGTCGTTCGGCCAGCTGACGACGGCGGAGAACCTTCAGGTCGTCGCCGACGGACGCAAGAACGGCAAGCAGCTGATCGACGAGCAGCTCGACCTGTTCCCCGCGCTCAAGGAGCTGCTGACGCGGCGGGCCGGACTACTCTCGGGTGGCCAACGCCAACAGTTGGCGATCGCCCGCGCGCTGATCACCAGGCCCAGGTGTCTGATTCTCGACGAGCCGACCGAGGGCATCCAGCCGTCGGTGGTGGCCGAAATCGAGGCCGCCATCACCGACTTGACCAAACGTGGCGACCTGGGCGTGCTGCTCGTCGAGCAGCACATCGGATTTGCGCTGGAGTCGTCGCAGCGCTATTACGTCCTCGAGTCCGGCCGCGTCACTTCCAGCGGCGCCGGCGGTTCGGCATCGGAGGCCGAAGTCCGCGCCGCCATGGCGATCTAGCGGCTAGAGCCGGGCGCCCTGCCACGTGGCAAGGCAGCCACCGCCCGCCAGCGCCAGCGCAACGCCGTCGGTCTCTATATGGCTGCCCGGATAGTGCAACTCGCTGACAATCGCCATCGGCGCGCCGAGTTCGTCGTCGGTCACCGAGCCGCTGCCCATTTCGACGCGATGGCGCAGCAGGGCGGACCCGTCGACGTCCGCGTGCAGCGACCCGGCCCAAAAACCCTGCCGCTCAGCAGATCTACCAATCTGAACACGCTCCCGCAGCCGGACGCGACCAGATCCGGTGAGGTCAATCCGGGTAGCGGCGATGTGCCGTGACGTGGCGGCCACCACGGTGGGCTGCGGATCGACGTCGAGATCTCCTGCCACCTCCAGTGTCCAGACCGCGTGTGACTCATTCGTTCTCGGGCCCGGCAGCGTCACCGTCGCCGCTGCGGTGCGCACCCGCAGTAACGCGCCAGGCTCGACCACGATCCGCACACGTACTGCGTCGCCACCGAGCGGGGTGGCGGCCACCGACACCAAATGCACTGTGTGGGGTTCGGTCTCGCGTGCGGCGAGCCCGCCCGTGCATTCGATGCGCGGCCGGCGGTCGCGACGGGCGACGACGAGGACGTCTGAACGCACTAGACCGAATCCTCGCTACTCCCCGACGCGTGCGCAGATACCCGCAGCTGCTCACGCACCCAGGCAAGCACGGCGGTGGCCGCAGGGTCGTCGGTCAGCGAGATCAGCACTGTCGGCCGGTCACCACGCACCGTCGCCGCGTCGCGACGCATCACCTCGAGATCAGCCCCGACGCGCGGCGCCAGATCGGTCTTGTTGACCACCAACAGATCTGAATAGGTCACCCCCGGCCCGCCCTTCCGCGGCACCTTGTCGCCGCCGGCCACATCGATGACGAAGATCTGCACGTCAACCAGCCCGGATGAGAAGGTGGCCGTCAGGTTGTCACCGCCGGACTCGACCAGGATCAGGTCGAGCCGCTCGTTTTCCGCGATGAGGTCGTCGATGGCATCGAGGTTGGCGGTGATGTCGTCGCGGATTGCGGTGTGGGGACAGCCGCCGGTCTGGACCGCGGCGATCCGCCCATCGGGCAGCACGGCGTGGCGGCGCAGGAAGTCGGCGTCCTCGGTGGTGTAGATGTCGTTGGTAAGCACCGCCAGGGACAACTCGTCGCGCAGCTGCCTGCACAGCGCCGCGACGAGCGCGGTCTTGCCAGAGCCGACGGGGCCGCCGATGCCGATGCGCAGCGGCTCTCCCGGCTCTCGGCGTCGCTTCGGCCGGTCGGTGTGATGGTGTGGCTGACCGTCGAGGAAATGCGGTGGCATCGCTTCTCTTTCAGGAGACGAACAAGGGTCGTTCGCGTTGGGTGTGCCGCTGGGCCAGCGCGTCCAGCAGCGGATCGGACAGGTCGGAAAGTTCCTTGGCCGCCTCGGCGGCGGTCTGTTCGCACAACGTGGACAGCTCGAACGTCAGCGCTGCGACGTCACCGGGGTCGAGGGCGAGCAGACGCTGGGCGGCCGTCGCCGAACCGGTCATGGTGGTATAGACGATCGACAGCGCGGTGAGGTCGGGGGTCATCCCGCTGGCCGCACCGACCGCGCCCGCCGCTACGGCTAGGTGCGGCGTGCTTCCGAGCGTGCCCCAGCCACCGTCCGGCCAGACCCGACGCGCCAGCCGGACCAGGCCGCGACCCTGTGCGCGGGAGGCCCGCCGGGCGGCGGGAGCGGGTGTGCGAGCATCGGTTTCGC
This window harbors:
- a CDS encoding urease accessory protein UreF: MTHLATLLALSDSRLPTGGHVHSGGVEQAVTEGRVCDLPTLRAYLRRRIRTHGLVTASVAAAVHAGDLGISHADRETDARTPAPAARRASRAQGRGLVRLARRVWPDGGWGTLGSTPHLAVAAGAVGAASGMTPDLTALSIVYTTMTGSATAAQRLLALDPGDVAALTFELSTLCEQTAAEAAKELSDLSDPLLDALAQRHTQRERPLFVS
- the ureG gene encoding urease accessory protein UreG, which translates into the protein MPPHFLDGQPHHHTDRPKRRREPGEPLRIGIGGPVGSGKTALVAALCRQLRDELSLAVLTNDIYTTEDADFLRRHAVLPDGRIAAVQTGGCPHTAIRDDITANLDAIDDLIAENERLDLILVESGGDNLTATFSSGLVDVQIFVIDVAGGDKVPRKGGPGVTYSDLLVVNKTDLAPRVGADLEVMRRDAATVRGDRPTVLISLTDDPAATAVLAWVREQLRVSAHASGSSEDSV